A region of bacterium DNA encodes the following proteins:
- a CDS encoding amino acid ABC transporter ATP-binding protein, producing the protein MSSTNPVVISVTDLHKSFHHNQVLRGVDLQVEARELTVLIGPSGCGKSTFLRCLNCLEVMDQGRITIGGITLERRHKSQALSNDFHAKTRTLRTNVGMVFQSFNLFPHLTTLENVMRPPMVVKGLTEATAKARALDLLGKVGLASHANHYPSQLSGGQQQRAAIARALAMEPQVMLYDEPTSALDPGLVDEVLNVMKQLDEEGMTQIVVTHEMRFARDVADKVVYFEGGNIVESGPPSRIFSAPGDERTRKFLRKYL; encoded by the coding sequence ATGTCGTCCACCAATCCCGTGGTCATTTCCGTCACTGATCTGCACAAATCCTTCCATCACAATCAGGTGTTGCGGGGCGTCGATTTGCAGGTGGAAGCCCGCGAGCTGACCGTGCTCATCGGGCCTTCCGGTTGCGGCAAATCGACCTTTCTGCGCTGCTTGAATTGCCTGGAAGTGATGGATCAAGGCCGCATCACCATTGGCGGCATAACGCTCGAGCGCCGGCACAAGTCGCAAGCGCTGAGCAATGACTTTCACGCCAAGACGCGCACGCTGCGCACCAACGTCGGCATGGTGTTTCAGAGCTTCAATCTCTTTCCCCATCTCACCACGCTGGAAAACGTCATGCGGCCGCCGATGGTGGTGAAGGGCCTTACGGAGGCCACCGCCAAAGCCCGCGCCCTGGACTTGCTCGGCAAAGTCGGGCTGGCCTCGCATGCGAACCACTATCCCTCCCAACTCTCCGGCGGGCAACAGCAGCGCGCTGCCATCGCCCGCGCGCTCGCCATGGAGCCGCAGGTGATGCTGTACGATGAGCCGACCTCCGCGCTCGATCCCGGTCTGGTCGATGAAGTGCTGAACGTGATGAAGCAGCTCGACGAGGAGGGCATGACGCAAATCGTGGTCACGCACGAAATGCGCTTCGCCCGCGATGTCGCCGACAAGGTGGTTTACTTCGAAGGCGGCAACATCGTCGAAAGCGGGCCGCCCAGCCGGATCTTTTCTGCGCCCGGCGACGAACGCACACGCAAGTTTTTGCGAAAGTACTTGTGA
- a CDS encoding carboxymuconolactone decarboxylase family protein — protein sequence MEAKVTKTRQYRAAMNEKILNSGFNDYKKFFALDNKAYLAGALSAKHKEMMGLVASMVLRCNDCIFYHLDRCVSEGATRAEMHEAMNIALIVGGSIVIPHLRYAFEMLEQLYAETESR from the coding sequence ATGGAGGCCAAAGTCACCAAAACGCGCCAATACCGTGCGGCGATGAACGAAAAGATTCTGAACAGCGGCTTCAATGATTACAAGAAGTTTTTCGCGCTCGACAACAAGGCTTATCTGGCCGGCGCGCTGTCCGCCAAGCACAAGGAGATGATGGGGCTGGTGGCCAGCATGGTGTTGCGCTGCAACGATTGCATCTTCTACCATCTCGACCGCTGCGTGAGCGAAGGCGCCACGCGCGCAGAGATGCATGAAGCCATGAACATTGCCTTGATTGTGGGCGGCTCGATCGTCATTCCCCATCTGCGCTATGCCTTTGAGATGCTCGAGCAGCTTTACGCGGAGACGGAATCCCGCTAG
- a CDS encoding XdhC family protein, whose product MDKALLETCQNRLAAGEVLVLVTVTRGEAALLGRHALLTRSGECQGSLTDPEVIAFVRQVALPFFERENCELVRFRDLELFLETCMPPPKLIIVGAVHIAVPLVHLAHTLDFRVILVDPRGQFATAERFPHVDQIVRGWPEPALTEIGIDANTCVVVLTHDPKLDDPAVITALRYQPAYLGVLGSRKTREKRFRRLREAGVPEEQLSRVHAPIGLNLGAATPAEIAVSIMAEIIARRRLAPAAEATAP is encoded by the coding sequence ATGGATAAAGCCTTGCTCGAAACCTGCCAAAATCGTCTCGCTGCCGGTGAAGTGTTGGTGCTCGTCACGGTCACGCGCGGCGAGGCTGCGCTGCTCGGACGGCATGCGCTCCTCACCCGCAGCGGCGAATGCCAGGGTTCGCTCACGGATCCGGAGGTGATTGCCTTTGTGCGGCAGGTGGCGCTGCCGTTCTTCGAGCGGGAAAACTGCGAGTTGGTGCGATTCCGTGATCTCGAGCTTTTTCTGGAAACGTGCATGCCGCCGCCCAAGCTGATCATCGTCGGCGCGGTTCATATCGCCGTGCCGCTGGTGCACCTCGCGCACACCCTGGACTTTCGCGTGATTCTGGTCGATCCGCGCGGCCAATTTGCCACGGCGGAACGGTTTCCCCATGTCGATCAAATCGTGCGCGGCTGGCCGGAACCGGCGCTGACCGAAATCGGCATTGACGCCAACACCTGCGTCGTGGTTTTGACCCATGATCCCAAACTCGATGATCCTGCCGTCATCACCGCCCTGCGTTATCAACCCGCCTATCTCGGCGTGCTGGGCAGCCGCAAGACCCGCGAAAAGCGCTTTCGCCGGTTGCGGGAAGCGGGCGTGCCGGAAGAACAGCTCAGCCGCGTGCATGCGCCCATTGGTTTGAACCTCGGCGCGGCCACGCCCGCTGAGATTGCGGTCAGCATCATGGCGGAGATCATTGCGCGGCGCCGGCTTGCCCCGGCGGCAGAAGCAACGGCGCCATGA
- a CDS encoding nucleotidyltransferase family protein, with protein MNVSALVLAAGISQRMPGSNKLLLPLRGKTIVAHTVDHLLAAEIAEVLVVVGHQAELVQGALSGRAVNFVFNPDYAGGLSTAIVAGVRAASTAAQAFLISLADVPLVTAAEVNLLLQSFTRRRDCSIAVPVHAGRRGHPVVFDRVHERELLALTGDAGGRTILAAHSQAVLEVEMPVDHILCDVDTPAAYELVCLRWAEIGRG; from the coding sequence ATGAACGTTTCCGCCCTGGTGCTTGCTGCCGGTATATCCCAGCGCATGCCGGGCAGTAACAAACTGCTCCTGCCGCTCCGCGGCAAAACCATTGTCGCACACACGGTCGATCACTTGCTGGCCGCCGAAATTGCCGAAGTGCTGGTGGTGGTCGGACATCAGGCGGAGCTGGTGCAGGGCGCGTTGTCCGGCCGCGCGGTGAATTTCGTTTTCAATCCGGACTATGCCGGCGGACTGTCGACCGCGATCGTTGCCGGTGTGCGGGCGGCTTCCACAGCCGCGCAGGCCTTTTTGATTTCGCTGGCCGATGTTCCGCTGGTCACGGCCGCGGAAGTGAATCTCTTGCTGCAGTCATTTACTCGCCGCCGGGATTGTTCCATCGCAGTGCCGGTTCATGCCGGCCGCCGCGGCCATCCCGTGGTATTCGATCGCGTGCATGAACGCGAATTGCTGGCGCTCACCGGCGATGCCGGCGGCAGGACGATCTTGGCCGCCCATTCGCAAGCCGTGCTCGAGGTCGAAATGCCGGTGGATCATATCTTGTGTGATGTTGATACGCCGGCAGCCTACGAGCTTGTTTGTCTGCGCTGGGCGGAAATCGGGCGAGGGTGA
- a CDS encoding XdhC family protein: MRDIIPELLRWHSQGIPAAIATVIKTWGSAPRPAGSRMAIAANGEFTGSVSGGCVEAAVIAEAQQVIKTGIPRRLEFGVADETAWSVGLTCGGKLEIFVEPLHG, from the coding sequence ATGCGAGATATCATTCCTGAATTGCTGCGCTGGCACAGCCAGGGCATTCCGGCTGCCATCGCGACCGTCATCAAAACCTGGGGCTCGGCCCCGCGGCCGGCGGGCAGCCGCATGGCCATTGCCGCCAACGGTGAATTCACCGGCTCGGTGAGCGGCGGCTGCGTCGAAGCGGCCGTGATCGCCGAAGCGCAGCAGGTCATCAAAACCGGAATTCCGCGACGGCTGGAGTTCGGCGTTGCCGACGAAACGGCCTGGAGCGTCGGCCTCACCTGTGGCGGAAAACTCGAAATCTTTGTCGAGCCGTTGCATGGATAA
- the gatA gene encoding Asp-tRNA(Asn)/Glu-tRNA(Gln) amidotransferase subunit GatA, with amino-acid sequence MTQTSSIRLLQEKLRRREQTCAALVEEHLARLAAATSLNAFLTVLEERARRRAQQIDARLQQGKAGKLAGCLVAVKDILAIKGERLTCGSRVLANFVSPYDATVIERLEQADAIIIGKTNMDEFAMGSSNENSAFGPVKNPVNPAHVPGGSSGGSAAAVAAGLVHAALGSDTGGSIRQPAAFSGVVGLKPTYGRVSRWGLAAFASSLDQAGPLATCVEDAARLLEVIAGVDARDSTSAPVPVPEYSTLLDGSVRGKTIGLPVEYLSHDVQPEIAAAVSRAKQRLAAGGAVLKEVSLPHTKYAIATYYVICTAEASSNLGRYDGARYGQRARESASLEELYVNSRSQGFGAEVKRRIMLGTYVLSSGYYEAYYRRAMKVRTLIRQDFEQAFQQCDALLMPTTPTTAFRLGEKVDDPLTMYLSDIFTVSMNLAGVPSISLPAGKDNAGLPIGLQLAAPAFAEATLFRLAHYLEHTGINEPS; translated from the coding sequence ATGACCCAAACCTCCAGCATTCGCCTGCTGCAAGAAAAACTGCGCCGCAGAGAACAAACCTGCGCGGCCCTGGTGGAAGAACATCTTGCCCGTCTCGCGGCGGCGACTTCGCTGAACGCTTTCCTCACGGTGTTGGAGGAGCGGGCGCGCCGCCGGGCGCAGCAGATCGATGCCCGTCTGCAGCAGGGTAAAGCCGGCAAACTCGCCGGCTGTCTGGTCGCGGTCAAGGACATTCTCGCGATCAAGGGCGAGCGCCTCACCTGCGGCTCGCGCGTGCTGGCGAATTTCGTTTCTCCCTACGATGCCACGGTAATCGAGCGCCTGGAACAGGCCGATGCCATCATCATCGGCAAGACCAACATGGACGAGTTCGCCATGGGAAGCTCGAATGAAAACTCGGCGTTCGGGCCGGTCAAGAATCCCGTCAATCCGGCGCACGTGCCCGGCGGTTCTTCCGGCGGCTCGGCGGCCGCGGTGGCGGCGGGTCTGGTGCATGCGGCGCTCGGTTCCGACACCGGCGGTTCCATTCGCCAGCCCGCGGCATTCTCCGGCGTGGTGGGTTTGAAGCCGACCTACGGCCGCGTTTCACGTTGGGGATTGGCAGCCTTCGCCTCTTCACTCGATCAAGCCGGCCCGCTTGCCACCTGCGTGGAGGACGCGGCCCGGTTGCTCGAAGTCATTGCCGGCGTCGATGCGCGCGATTCCACTTCCGCGCCGGTGCCGGTGCCGGAATACAGCACTCTGCTCGACGGCTCGGTTCGCGGAAAAACCATCGGCTTGCCGGTCGAATATCTCAGCCACGACGTGCAACCGGAAATCGCTGCCGCTGTCAGCCGCGCCAAACAACGGCTGGCGGCAGGCGGCGCGGTGCTCAAAGAGGTTTCCCTGCCGCATACGAAATATGCGATCGCCACCTACTATGTCATCTGCACGGCGGAGGCTTCTTCCAACCTCGGCCGCTATGACGGCGCCCGTTACGGCCAGCGCGCGCGCGAGTCTGCCTCACTGGAAGAACTTTACGTCAACAGCCGCAGCCAGGGCTTCGGCGCGGAAGTGAAGCGCCGCATCATGCTCGGCACGTACGTGCTGTCCTCGGGTTACTACGAGGCCTACTATCGCCGCGCCATGAAAGTGCGCACCCTCATCCGCCAGGATTTCGAGCAAGCCTTTCAACAGTGCGACGCTTTGCTCATGCCCACCACCCCCACCACTGCTTTTCGGCTCGGTGAAAAGGTGGATGATCCCCTCACCATGTATCTTTCCGACATTTTCACGGTTTCCATGAACCTCGCCGGTGTGCCGAGCATTTCGCTGCCGGCCGGTAAAGACAACGCCGGCTTGCCCATCGGCCTGCAACTGGCCGCCCCGGCCTTTGCAGAAGCCACGCTGTTTCGCCTCGCGCATTATCTGGAACATACCGGTATCAACGAGCCATCCTGA